A genomic segment from Thermostichus lividus PCC 6715 encodes:
- a CDS encoding LAGLIDADG family homing endonuclease — protein sequence MTDVQTYSYIAGFLDGDGCINLQLVRRKDYVLGYQIRASVTFFQRTVHRSFLEWIQSILGAGFIRERKDGVAEYSITESRMVLNVLSNLTPYVRLKKMQCNLVMSVLEEMLSSKRLEPAHFLRLARQVDRFGELNVSKRRSIRSDQVEAYLRSRQLLIP from the coding sequence GTGACAGATGTACAGACTTATAGCTACATTGCTGGTTTTTTGGATGGAGATGGTTGTATTAACCTTCAACTTGTACGACGAAAGGATTATGTCCTTGGCTATCAAATTCGAGCCAGTGTGACCTTCTTTCAACGTACGGTTCATCGCTCATTTCTTGAATGGATTCAGTCAATTTTAGGGGCTGGTTTTATTCGAGAAAGAAAAGATGGAGTTGCTGAGTATTCTATTACTGAATCTCGGATGGTGTTGAATGTATTGAGCAATCTGACTCCCTATGTTCGTCTAAAAAAAATGCAATGTAACTTAGTCATGTCTGTTCTAGAGGAAATGCTAAGCTCTAAGCGACTAGAGCCAGCGCATTTTCTAAGGCTTGCGCGGCAGGTTGATCGGTTTGGTGAGTTAAACGTCTCCAAGCGCAGATCAATTCGCAGCGACCAAGTGGAAGCATACTTGAGATCACGACAACTCTTGATCCCGTAG
- a CDS encoding 1-deoxy-D-xylulose-5-phosphate reductoisomerase → MKALNLLGSTGSIGTQTLDIVAQYPDRFRVVGLAAGRNLERLIPQIRQFRPEIVGIADPNQLPELADALRDLPYTPELVAGEAGIAAVAAYGDADVVVTGIVGCAGLVPTIAAIKAGKDIALANKETLIAGGPVVLPLLQEYGVKLLPADSEHSAIFQCLQGVPAGGLRKIILTASGGAFRDWSVEQLADVTVADALKHPNWSMGPKITVDSATLMNKGLEVIEAHYLFGMDYDNIDIVIHPQSIIHSLIELQDTSVLAQLGWPDMRLPLLYALSWPERLPTNWSALDLVKAGDLTFRTPDHHKYPCMGLAYAAGRAGGAMPAVLNAANEQAVALFIAEAISFLDIPRLIELTCDRYHHQNISTPTLEDILAADCWARQMVLELAQQERSPALAL, encoded by the coding sequence GTGAAAGCACTGAATCTGCTCGGCTCCACTGGCTCTATCGGCACCCAAACCCTTGATATTGTTGCCCAATACCCCGATCGCTTCCGCGTGGTTGGCTTGGCAGCAGGTCGGAATCTAGAGCGGTTAATCCCGCAAATTCGTCAGTTTAGACCTGAAATTGTTGGTATTGCTGATCCGAACCAATTGCCAGAGTTGGCAGACGCATTGCGCGATCTGCCCTATACACCGGAACTCGTGGCTGGGGAGGCGGGTATTGCTGCAGTTGCCGCCTATGGCGATGCCGATGTGGTTGTGACAGGGATTGTGGGATGCGCCGGTTTGGTGCCGACGATCGCCGCCATTAAGGCCGGTAAGGATATTGCCCTTGCCAATAAAGAAACCTTAATTGCGGGTGGGCCTGTAGTGTTGCCACTGTTACAAGAGTACGGTGTGAAGCTGCTACCTGCAGATTCTGAACACTCAGCTATTTTTCAGTGTTTACAGGGGGTACCTGCGGGGGGACTACGCAAAATTATTCTTACTGCCTCTGGTGGTGCCTTTCGCGACTGGTCGGTGGAGCAACTCGCTGATGTGACGGTGGCGGATGCCCTCAAGCACCCCAACTGGTCCATGGGGCCGAAAATTACCGTGGACTCGGCCACGCTGATGAATAAAGGGCTGGAAGTGATCGAGGCTCATTATCTCTTTGGCATGGACTACGATAACATCGACATTGTCATCCACCCGCAAAGTATTATTCACTCCCTCATTGAGCTACAGGATACATCGGTGTTGGCGCAGTTAGGCTGGCCGGATATGCGTCTGCCCCTCCTCTACGCTCTCTCTTGGCCGGAGCGGCTACCAACGAATTGGTCAGCTCTTGATTTGGTCAAAGCGGGAGACCTTACCTTTCGTACCCCCGATCACCATAAATATCCCTGTATGGGGCTGGCCTATGCCGCCGGTCGTGCTGGAGGAGCAATGCCAGCGGTACTGAATGCTGCCAATGAACAAGCGGTGGCTCTATTTATTGCCGAGGCGATTTCATTCCTTGATATTCCCCGCCTCATTGAACTAACCTGCGATCGCTACCACCACCAAAACATCAGCACCCCTACCTTAGAGGATATTCTGGCTGCTGATTGCTGGGCACGGCAGATGGTGCTTGAATTGGCACAGCAGGAGCGATCGCCCGCCCTTGCTCTTTAG
- a CDS encoding phycobilisome rod-core linker polypeptide, whose product MVVKASGGSSVARPQLYQTVPVSTIIQAEQQDRFLNRGELDELAVYLRSGSKRLEIATTLTRNADIIVSRAANRIFVGGSPMAFLSRPSTEDTPQFTTGATGQAIDMKEAMKLGTATYVDTRGGFLEGLRSVFSASGGGAPAGFKPINIARYGPERMQKSLRDLDWFLRYTTYAIVAGDPNILAVNTRGLREIIEAACSTDATIAALQEMSRAAASYFEKDAEGRAIVEQYFDVLLKEFIAPAPSDKLRQRTSSDLQGLQLPQIYFNAAERRPKFVMKPGLSASEKTEVVKAAYRQIFERDISRAYGLGISDLESKVKNGSISMKEFVRRLAKSPLYRKNFYEPYINSRALELAFRHILGRGPSSREEVQKYFAIISNGGLPALVDALVDSQEYSDYFGEETVPYLRGLGQEAQECRNWGAQQDLFKYSAPFRKVPQFITTFAAQDQPLPDQHPYGAGNDPLEIQFGAIFPKEKKNPNTRPQPFNKDTRRILINRGPGINNQVSNPAARGVAPGSLGPKVFKLDQLPSINVRIGKRSVATGGDSVKFAESSTQRVIRAAYLQVFGRDVYEGQRQKVAEIKLENGDISVREFVRILAKSNLFRSLYWTPLYVTKAVEYIHRRLLGRPTYGRQEMNTYFDIASKKGLYGLVDAILDSSEYSETFGEDTVPYERYITPQGLALRSLRTGSIGETGIKPEKAETPRFIELGAVTELRTEPAIAFRANQGVSKQREQTKVFKLTQLNDKQNLQLVIQAAYRQVFERDIAPYIVRNEFTALESKLGNGEITLKEFIEALGCSELYQKEFYTPYPNTKVIELGTKHFLGRAPLDQAEIRHYNQVLATQGLKAFVQALVSSAEYAQVFGEDTVPYRRFPTLPAANFPNTEKLHNQLTKQSDAIVVPSFSPVKSRLDNTKLPLLSRAIAEQEAKSRQPDPSKPRFVELGRSFSNGDGQSVEVGVGTTRRRPARIFRMTMGAPASEVEQVINAIYCQVMDVFSGKVPSQFRRSDLDSRLRNGEITVREFVRTLASSEIYRNRFYTPYPNTKVIEFLFRHLLGRAPATQTEIRQYNKILADQGLKAAVETMVNSPEYSRYFGEDVVPYKRFPTIPAGNYIGSVKADADLVKQSWSSLSPSLVGSQSTNRS is encoded by the coding sequence ATGGTTGTCAAAGCAAGTGGTGGAAGCTCGGTTGCCCGCCCGCAACTTTATCAAACTGTCCCCGTTTCAACAATTATTCAAGCAGAGCAGCAGGATCGTTTTTTGAATCGTGGTGAACTAGACGAGCTTGCTGTCTATCTGCGTTCTGGCAGTAAACGGCTGGAAATTGCCACCACCCTCACCCGCAACGCGGATATTATTGTCTCCCGAGCCGCCAACCGCATCTTTGTCGGTGGCTCTCCCATGGCCTTCCTCTCCCGTCCCAGCACTGAAGATACCCCGCAGTTCACCACAGGGGCAACTGGCCAAGCCATTGACATGAAAGAAGCCATGAAACTGGGTACCGCCACCTACGTAGATACCCGCGGCGGTTTCCTAGAAGGGTTACGGTCAGTGTTCAGTGCCTCAGGAGGGGGAGCTCCAGCAGGCTTTAAGCCCATCAACATCGCCCGCTATGGCCCTGAGCGGATGCAAAAATCGCTGCGGGACTTAGATTGGTTTTTGCGGTACACCACCTACGCCATTGTGGCAGGGGATCCAAACATTCTCGCCGTCAATACCCGTGGCCTGCGGGAAATCATTGAAGCCGCTTGCTCCACCGATGCCACCATTGCCGCACTGCAAGAAATGAGCCGTGCTGCTGCCAGCTATTTTGAGAAAGATGCCGAGGGTCGCGCCATTGTCGAGCAATACTTTGACGTGCTGCTGAAGGAATTTATTGCCCCCGCCCCGTCAGATAAACTGCGGCAGCGTACCTCCAGTGACCTACAAGGATTACAACTACCGCAAATTTACTTCAATGCTGCGGAGCGCCGCCCTAAATTTGTCATGAAACCCGGTCTCTCAGCCTCCGAGAAAACCGAAGTTGTCAAAGCGGCCTATCGGCAAATCTTTGAGCGGGATATTTCCCGTGCCTATGGTCTAGGGATTTCGGATCTAGAGTCGAAGGTGAAAAACGGCTCCATTTCCATGAAGGAATTTGTGCGACGACTGGCAAAGTCTCCGCTATATCGCAAAAACTTCTACGAACCCTACATCAACAGCCGTGCTCTTGAGTTAGCCTTCCGCCATATCCTTGGGCGCGGCCCCTCCAGTCGCGAAGAAGTGCAAAAGTACTTTGCCATTATCTCTAACGGCGGTCTGCCAGCCTTAGTGGATGCCCTAGTGGATTCTCAGGAGTACAGCGACTACTTTGGCGAAGAGACCGTCCCCTACCTGCGGGGCTTGGGGCAAGAAGCCCAAGAATGCCGTAACTGGGGGGCGCAGCAAGACCTATTCAAGTACAGTGCTCCCTTCCGCAAAGTGCCACAATTTATCACCACCTTTGCTGCCCAAGATCAACCCCTGCCCGATCAGCATCCCTACGGCGCAGGCAACGACCCCCTCGAAATTCAGTTTGGAGCCATCTTCCCGAAAGAGAAGAAAAACCCCAACACCCGTCCCCAACCCTTCAACAAAGATACGCGCCGCATTCTCATTAACCGTGGCCCTGGAATTAATAACCAAGTCAGTAACCCAGCTGCCCGTGGGGTTGCCCCCGGTAGCCTAGGCCCAAAAGTCTTCAAACTGGATCAGTTGCCCAGCATCAATGTCCGGATTGGCAAGCGGTCTGTGGCCACCGGTGGCGATAGTGTCAAGTTTGCCGAAAGCTCGACACAGCGGGTTATTCGGGCTGCCTACCTGCAAGTCTTTGGCCGCGATGTTTACGAAGGGCAGCGCCAAAAAGTGGCTGAGATTAAGCTGGAAAACGGTGACATCTCGGTGCGGGAGTTTGTGCGAATTTTAGCCAAGTCTAATCTGTTCCGCAGCCTCTACTGGACCCCGCTGTACGTCACCAAGGCGGTGGAGTACATTCATCGGCGCCTGCTGGGTCGCCCAACCTATGGCCGCCAAGAAATGAACACCTACTTTGATATTGCCTCGAAGAAAGGGTTGTACGGCTTAGTCGATGCGATCCTTGACAGCAGCGAGTACAGCGAAACCTTCGGTGAAGATACGGTTCCCTACGAGCGGTATATTACGCCCCAGGGGTTAGCCTTGCGCTCCTTACGCACGGGCAGTATTGGAGAAACTGGCATTAAACCAGAAAAAGCAGAAACACCACGCTTTATCGAGCTGGGGGCTGTAACAGAGCTGCGCACTGAGCCTGCCATTGCATTCCGTGCCAACCAAGGGGTTAGCAAGCAGCGGGAGCAAACCAAGGTCTTTAAGCTAACGCAACTGAACGACAAGCAAAATCTGCAACTGGTGATTCAGGCAGCTTATCGCCAAGTCTTTGAGCGCGATATTGCCCCCTACATTGTCCGTAACGAGTTTACGGCGCTCGAGTCGAAGCTGGGCAATGGCGAAATTACTCTCAAGGAGTTTATTGAAGCCCTAGGCTGCTCTGAGCTGTATCAGAAAGAGTTCTATACCCCCTACCCCAATACAAAGGTGATTGAGCTGGGGACAAAACACTTCTTGGGTCGTGCCCCCTTAGACCAAGCGGAAATTCGCCACTACAACCAAGTTCTGGCCACTCAAGGGTTAAAAGCCTTTGTTCAAGCGCTGGTCAGTAGTGCCGAATACGCCCAAGTGTTTGGGGAAGATACGGTGCCCTATCGTCGCTTCCCGACGCTACCGGCGGCTAATTTCCCGAACACAGAAAAACTCCACAATCAACTCACGAAGCAGAGTGATGCAATTGTGGTGCCTAGCTTTAGCCCGGTGAAGTCGCGCCTTGATAATACCAAGCTGCCCCTCTTAAGCCGGGCGATCGCCGAGCAGGAGGCAAAATCTCGGCAGCCAGATCCCAGCAAACCGCGCTTTGTGGAATTGGGTCGTTCCTTCAGCAATGGGGATGGCCAGTCCGTAGAGGTGGGGGTGGGTACCACTCGTCGTCGGCCTGCGCGTATTTTCCGCATGACGATGGGGGCACCCGCGTCCGAAGTGGAGCAGGTGATCAACGCCATCTACTGCCAAGTGATGGATGTCTTCAGCGGTAAGGTTCCCAGCCAGTTCCGCCGCAGTGACCTCGATAGCCGCCTGCGCAACGGCGAAATTACGGTGCGGGAGTTTGTGCGAACCTTGGCCAGTTCCGAGATCTATCGCAATCGCTTCTATACCCCTTACCCGAATACGAAAGTGATTGAGTTTCTGTTCCGGCATTTGTTGGGACGTGCCCCGGCCACTCAAACCGAAATTCGCCAGTACAACAAGATTTTGGCGGATCAAGGGCTGAAAGCAGCAGTGGAAACGATGGTCAACAGCCCAGAGTACAGCCGCTACTTTGGCGAAGATGTGGTGCCCTACAAGCGGTTCCCAACCATTCCAGCGGGGAACTATATCGGCAGCGTCAAAGCAGATGCGGATCTGGTGAAACAATCGTGGTCTAGTCTCTCACCCTCCTTGGTGGGAAGCCAGTCCACCAATCGCAGCTAG
- a CDS encoding DUF7734 family protein, whose product MNVLAQLEDYSRRHPEEVLLVEAMVGEVWEVVLIFKGVSSSLVRSTAVDADVPVLPMEAVITTVDRLASPYNPNAPVYLERGISWRDFQARCLGRKLIEG is encoded by the coding sequence ATGAACGTGTTGGCACAGCTTGAGGATTATAGTCGGCGTCATCCGGAGGAGGTGTTGCTGGTGGAGGCGATGGTTGGTGAGGTGTGGGAGGTGGTGCTGATCTTTAAGGGGGTGTCGTCGTCGTTGGTGCGCTCAACGGCGGTGGATGCGGATGTGCCGGTGTTGCCGATGGAGGCGGTTATTACGACGGTGGATCGGCTGGCGAGTCCCTACAATCCAAATGCGCCGGTGTATTTGGAGCGCGGGATTTCATGGCGGGATTTTCAGGCGCGGTGTCTTGGCCGTAAGCTGATCGAGGGTTGA
- a CDS encoding alpha/beta hydrolase: MAIVKTKLSRRPWQWLSLVGLAAALWGQAGLTAERISLVYPPFGTFNIDVSDLATFARTGNASPELTFLIRLLPSDQGAHLREALNESVRLEATSVRQFVNSPIGQVFLQRIGEVIRTDNDRNGGQALGQALKTAASSSSGINFLTVLQAFPGRSVNVNGDLGLKAVGAFTRAINEERRTREFIARLAALQPPVTLPTHVPNPSQKGPFQWQKQTIQFVNPNRSANGIPADLYVPTGTPTAAPLIVISHGLASDRLTFAYLAEHLASHGFAVLAVTHIGSDAQRIGSFLSGAPVDYENLPKDWAQRPLDLKYGIDAVAALVQQTPTLNIDTNNVGLFGQSMGGFTVLAAAGGTVDWTAVQQRCQAIANDLFVFNISAPLQCRSLGAPSQPTNYADPRVKSVIAVNPVSSVLIGSSGMANINVPALIISSSKDVFAPPLIEQVQPFTELAASPKYLAMLVPGTHFSTIGVSEAGVLPVPNDLIGPDPRQAEPFVKGIGGAFFGVFNQRNEQLRPFLSQTFVNQVAQPSFQVYWVDRINPQQLQEVIAGRVGTQLERR, translated from the coding sequence ATGGCGATTGTAAAAACCAAGCTCTCACGGCGGCCTTGGCAATGGCTTTCATTAGTCGGTTTAGCTGCTGCCCTCTGGGGACAGGCTGGTTTAACGGCGGAAAGAATTAGCTTAGTGTATCCTCCCTTTGGCACGTTTAATATTGATGTTAGTGATCTTGCTACCTTTGCTAGAACTGGCAATGCTAGTCCGGAGCTAACGTTTCTCATTCGTCTCCTTCCGAGTGATCAAGGGGCGCACCTGCGGGAGGCGCTGAATGAAAGTGTGCGACTAGAAGCCACCAGTGTTCGCCAGTTTGTGAATAGTCCCATCGGTCAGGTCTTTTTGCAGCGCATTGGAGAAGTCATTCGGACGGATAATGATCGCAATGGGGGGCAGGCACTCGGTCAAGCCTTGAAAACAGCCGCCTCGTCCTCCTCAGGAATCAATTTTTTGACAGTGTTGCAGGCGTTTCCGGGGCGGAGTGTCAACGTCAATGGTGATTTGGGGCTAAAGGCTGTAGGTGCGTTTACCCGTGCCATCAATGAGGAGCGCCGGACACGTGAATTTATCGCGCGGTTGGCGGCACTTCAGCCTCCAGTGACTTTGCCTACTCATGTGCCCAACCCTAGCCAAAAGGGACCGTTTCAGTGGCAGAAACAGACGATTCAATTTGTGAATCCGAACCGCTCTGCTAACGGTATTCCCGCTGATCTTTACGTACCAACGGGCACCCCCACCGCTGCACCGTTAATTGTCATTTCCCATGGGTTAGCATCGGATCGATTGACCTTTGCCTATCTGGCAGAGCACTTAGCGAGTCATGGATTTGCGGTGCTGGCCGTCACTCATATCGGATCAGATGCACAGCGAATTGGCAGTTTTCTCTCTGGTGCTCCTGTAGATTACGAAAACCTCCCAAAGGATTGGGCGCAGCGCCCTCTTGACTTGAAGTATGGCATCGATGCGGTGGCGGCGTTGGTACAACAAACTCCCACACTAAATATTGATACCAATAATGTTGGCCTATTTGGGCAATCGATGGGGGGGTTCACGGTCTTGGCCGCCGCAGGGGGGACGGTGGATTGGACGGCGGTTCAGCAACGCTGTCAGGCGATCGCCAACGACCTCTTTGTCTTTAATATTTCTGCTCCTCTGCAGTGTCGCAGCTTGGGAGCACCCTCTCAGCCCACAAACTATGCTGACCCACGGGTGAAATCGGTGATTGCCGTTAATCCGGTGAGTAGTGTGTTGATTGGCTCGAGTGGCATGGCCAATATCAATGTCCCTGCTCTCATTATCTCGAGTAGCAAGGATGTCTTTGCGCCGCCCCTGATCGAGCAGGTGCAGCCCTTTACAGAGCTGGCCGCTTCCCCCAAATACTTGGCGATGCTGGTGCCGGGAACCCACTTTTCGACGATTGGGGTGAGTGAGGCTGGGGTCTTACCAGTACCCAATGATTTAATTGGCCCTGATCCGCGCCAAGCAGAACCGTTTGTCAAGGGTATTGGCGGTGCCTTTTTTGGGGTATTTAACCAACGCAATGAACAGTTACGTCCCTTTTTAAGCCAAACCTTTGTGAATCAAGTTGCACAGCCATCGTTCCAAGTCTATTGGGTGGATCGCATTAATCCGCAACAACTCCAGGAGGTTATTGCGGGACGGGTTGGCACTCAGCTCGAACGCAGGTAA
- the pgsA gene encoding CDP-diacylglycerol--glycerol-3-phosphate 3-phosphatidyltransferase, with product MPLNLATRITLARLLVIPVIVAVLSIDPSSQHRWWAVGLFLAAALTDWLDGYLARRLNQVTDLGKVLDPLVDKLLILVPLLLCIEWGEVPAWSVALILVRELGIASWRIHQSQIQGASVWGKAKTVSQILAVTLLLAPLPAPWHVPTMMVYGGAIALTLISGWTYLRSS from the coding sequence GTGCCCTTAAACCTTGCAACTCGCATTACCCTTGCTCGCCTGCTCGTGATTCCTGTGATTGTGGCAGTGCTTAGCATTGACCCTAGCTCACAGCATCGCTGGTGGGCAGTGGGCTTGTTTCTGGCGGCAGCACTGACCGACTGGCTAGATGGGTACTTGGCGCGGCGACTCAATCAAGTCACCGATCTGGGTAAGGTACTGGATCCGCTTGTGGATAAGCTGCTCATACTGGTGCCATTATTGCTGTGTATTGAGTGGGGAGAGGTGCCCGCATGGTCGGTGGCACTTATTCTGGTGCGGGAACTGGGCATTGCGAGTTGGCGCATTCACCAATCTCAGATTCAGGGGGCAAGTGTTTGGGGCAAAGCAAAAACCGTGAGCCAGATTCTGGCGGTTACTCTGTTGCTTGCACCCTTACCGGCCCCATGGCACGTGCCCACGATGATGGTTTATGGGGGGGCGATCGCCCTCACCCTAATCTCTGGCTGGACTTACCTGCGTTCGAGCTGA
- a CDS encoding ArsR/SmtB family transcription factor, whose amino-acid sequence MLQGSSNLVCDRPDGMIQLGFHALAEPLRLEVIQILHNEEVCVCDLCARLNLSPSKLSFHLRALRQANLVLSRQDGRWVYYRLNRPQFKVLMDYLEQFSAGDTVIGRVCL is encoded by the coding sequence ATGCTGCAAGGGTCATCGAATTTGGTTTGCGATCGCCCCGATGGCATGATACAGCTTGGTTTTCATGCGCTTGCAGAGCCGCTGCGCCTTGAGGTGATTCAAATCTTACATAACGAGGAAGTGTGTGTGTGCGATTTGTGTGCCCGCCTCAACCTCTCGCCGTCAAAGCTATCGTTTCATTTACGGGCATTGCGGCAGGCAAATTTAGTATTGTCTCGTCAAGACGGTCGCTGGGTGTACTATCGCTTGAACCGTCCCCAGTTTAAGGTGCTAATGGACTATTTAGAGCAGTTCTCTGCCGGAGACACTGTCATCGGGCGGGTCTGCCTTTAG
- a CDS encoding IctB family putative bicarbonate transporter, whose translation MGVLLRELELEGWRSHSGVGRLLGMLQGWQEKSWLWRWVPAMGGWLVGLVLVLAPFMPSGMIGMLLMAGAGLWLLWTLAGERQGRWSPIHLLVLSYWGIALLATVLSPVPRAAVVGLGKLSLYVLFFALAERVMRDERWRSRLLTVYLLTALGVSVEAIRQWLFGAEPLATWTDPESALANVTRVYSFLGNPNLLAGYLLPSVPLSAAAIAVWRGTLPRVLAVVMLGMNTASLILTFSRGGWLGLATATIVGVGLLGFWYLPQLPYRWRRWGVPLLLGLLVATLVGSVVSVPALRERAGSIFAARGDSSNNFRINVWMGVQQMIQARPWLGIGPGNVAFNQIYPLYQVNVRFTALSAYSIFLELLVEVGVIGFGVFLWLLLLVGDRAWQCLGQLRARNNPQGFWLMATVATMAGMLTHGLVDTIWFRPEVATLWWLMVAIVVSFVPQQENAAS comes from the coding sequence ATGGGGGTGCTGTTGCGGGAGTTGGAGTTGGAGGGGTGGCGATCGCACAGTGGGGTAGGTCGGCTGCTGGGGATGCTACAAGGCTGGCAGGAGAAAAGTTGGCTATGGCGCTGGGTGCCTGCAATGGGTGGCTGGCTTGTGGGGTTGGTGTTAGTACTGGCTCCGTTTATGCCGTCGGGGATGATTGGCATGTTGCTGATGGCGGGGGCTGGGTTGTGGTTGTTGTGGACTCTGGCGGGGGAGCGGCAAGGTCGCTGGTCACCGATTCACCTTCTGGTGTTGAGCTATTGGGGGATTGCATTGTTAGCAACGGTGCTGTCACCGGTGCCACGGGCTGCTGTTGTGGGGTTAGGGAAGCTCAGCTTGTACGTGCTGTTTTTTGCTTTGGCAGAGCGGGTGATGCGTGATGAGCGGTGGCGATCGCGCCTGCTGACGGTTTATTTGTTAACGGCTTTAGGGGTGAGTGTCGAAGCTATCCGGCAGTGGCTGTTTGGGGCAGAGCCGCTGGCCACGTGGACGGATCCGGAGTCGGCGTTGGCAAATGTGACCCGGGTGTATAGCTTTTTAGGAAATCCCAACCTGTTGGCAGGATATTTATTGCCCAGTGTGCCTTTGAGTGCGGCGGCGATCGCGGTGTGGCGGGGCACATTACCGAGGGTTCTTGCAGTGGTGATGCTGGGGATGAATACGGCTAGCTTGATATTGACCTTTAGCCGGGGTGGCTGGCTGGGGTTGGCTACCGCCACGATTGTTGGTGTGGGGCTGCTGGGGTTTTGGTATTTACCGCAATTACCCTATCGGTGGCGGCGCTGGGGAGTGCCCCTCCTGCTGGGACTGTTGGTGGCTACTTTGGTGGGGAGTGTGGTGAGTGTACCAGCGTTGCGGGAGCGAGCGGGCAGTATTTTTGCTGCGCGGGGAGACAGTAGCAATAATTTCCGAATTAATGTGTGGATGGGGGTACAGCAAATGATTCAAGCGCGCCCGTGGCTGGGGATTGGCCCCGGGAATGTGGCGTTTAATCAAATTTATCCGCTGTACCAAGTCAATGTACGGTTTACGGCGTTGAGTGCCTACTCGATTTTTTTGGAATTACTGGTGGAAGTGGGCGTGATTGGGTTTGGCGTTTTCCTGTGGTTATTGCTGTTGGTGGGCGATCGCGCTTGGCAATGTTTAGGCCAATTACGTGCTAGGAACAATCCTCAAGGGTTTTGGCTGATGGCAACGGTGGCCACAATGGCGGGAATGCTGACCCATGGCTTGGTGGATACGATATGGTTTCGCCCGGAGGTTGCAACCCTATGGTGGCTAATGGTGGCGATCGTGGTTAGTTTTGTCCCCCAACAGGAAAATGCTGCCTCCTGA
- a CDS encoding DNA-methyltransferase, whose protein sequence is MSELPLFRFAKPIETSFSPEAEIVVFSGDVIDCLAQLPDNSIALIVTSPPYNLGKEYENRVSIEHYLQSQAKVITQLYRVLRNDGNICWQVGNFIQNGEVYPLDSLYYPIFKELGMKLRNRIIWKFGHGLHASRRFSGRYETILWFTKSDHYIFNLDSVRVPAKYPGKRHFKGPRKGEPSGNPLGKNPSDIWEIMLQDWEELVWDIPNVKSNHPEKTIHPCQFPIELVERCVLALTNENDWVFDPYMGVGSSLIAAVMHNRRAIGCEKESEYVEIARERLSDYFNGTLRYRPIGKPVHQPTGKEKVAQIPEEWRETSQVRLLEKQGEYE, encoded by the coding sequence GTGAGTGAATTGCCCCTATTTCGTTTTGCAAAGCCTATTGAAACAAGTTTTAGTCCAGAAGCTGAGATTGTTGTCTTTTCTGGAGATGTTATTGATTGCCTTGCCCAACTTCCAGACAACTCGATCGCTCTCATTGTGACTTCTCCACCGTATAACTTGGGTAAGGAATACGAGAATCGTGTCTCAATTGAACACTACTTACAATCACAAGCTAAGGTTATTACCCAACTTTATCGAGTTCTACGAAATGATGGCAATATTTGCTGGCAGGTAGGCAATTTTATTCAGAATGGTGAAGTTTACCCTCTGGATAGTCTCTATTACCCAATTTTCAAAGAACTTGGGATGAAGTTGCGCAATCGGATTATTTGGAAATTTGGGCACGGATTACATGCATCGAGACGATTTTCAGGTCGTTATGAAACTATTCTCTGGTTTACAAAATCTGACCACTATATCTTTAATCTTGATTCAGTTCGTGTGCCAGCCAAGTACCCTGGCAAACGTCACTTCAAGGGACCACGTAAGGGAGAACCTTCAGGCAATCCTCTAGGGAAAAATCCCTCTGACATTTGGGAAATCATGTTACAAGATTGGGAAGAATTAGTATGGGATATTCCTAATGTAAAATCAAATCATCCTGAAAAGACAATTCACCCCTGCCAATTCCCTATTGAGCTGGTTGAGCGTTGTGTTCTTGCTCTTACAAATGAAAATGATTGGGTTTTTGACCCCTATATGGGCGTAGGTTCATCTCTTATCGCTGCTGTAATGCACAATCGTCGAGCAATAGGGTGCGAGAAAGAGTCAGAATACGTCGAGATAGCCCGCGAACGTCTTTCAGATTATTTTAATGGCACGCTTCGTTACCGTCCTATCGGAAAGCCAGTTCATCAGCCCACAGGCAAGGAAAAAGTGGCTCAAATTCCCGAAGAGTGGCGGGAAACGTCTCAGGTGCGACTTTTAGAAAAACAGGGTGAATACGAATGA